In one Corallococcus silvisoli genomic region, the following are encoded:
- a CDS encoding helix-turn-helix domain-containing protein: MRKAGATEMFEAMTDRPSCYPSPPAALLPGTGPERLPLLDVLTSPVPSGVFQSPVDERHVLCLHLGDPVPVTYRVGSHERQGTRLHGQFCVVPAGSSTRWTVSRPARSLLLRLRPSLVKDASDTMGLGVRGAELDPSIHVRDAQIERIGWMMQAEDHDDYPGGRLFADSLATALAARLLALQSHKGDSSSKPARALPAWRLRHVLEYIEAHLDEDLTLAQLASVAGFSLSHFKPLFKKATGVPVHRFVLGRRVERARMRLLEGRMSLTEIALEAGFAHSSHMARCMRRVLGLSPTQIAGSAQ, translated from the coding sequence TTGCGCAAAGCTGGAGCCACGGAGATGTTCGAGGCGATGACCGACAGACCCTCCTGCTACCCGAGCCCTCCGGCCGCGCTGCTACCGGGCACAGGGCCAGAGCGCTTGCCGCTGCTCGACGTGCTCACCTCCCCGGTGCCCTCCGGAGTGTTCCAGTCACCGGTGGATGAGCGTCATGTCCTCTGTCTCCACCTGGGCGACCCGGTCCCGGTCACCTATCGGGTGGGCAGCCACGAGCGGCAGGGGACACGGCTCCATGGCCAGTTCTGCGTCGTTCCCGCTGGATCGAGCACCCGTTGGACGGTGTCGCGTCCCGCGCGCTCATTGCTGCTCCGCCTGAGGCCGTCGCTCGTGAAGGACGCCTCGGACACCATGGGCCTGGGCGTCCGAGGCGCCGAGCTGGATCCTTCGATTCACGTCCGGGATGCCCAGATCGAGCGCATCGGCTGGATGATGCAGGCGGAGGACCACGACGACTATCCGGGAGGCCGGCTGTTCGCGGACAGCCTCGCCACCGCGCTCGCCGCGCGTCTCCTCGCCCTGCAATCGCACAAGGGCGACTCGTCCTCCAAGCCAGCGCGAGCGCTGCCTGCCTGGCGGCTGCGTCACGTGCTCGAGTACATCGAGGCGCACCTGGATGAAGACCTCACGCTCGCCCAGCTCGCCAGCGTGGCGGGATTCAGCCTTTCCCACTTCAAGCCCCTGTTCAAGAAAGCCACGGGGGTGCCCGTTCATCGCTTCGTCCTCGGTCGGCGCGTGGAGCGCGCACGGATGCGACTGCTCGAAGGAAGGATGAGCCTGACGGAGATCGCCCTGGAGGCAGGCTTCGCGCACTCGAGCCACATGGCCCGTTGCATGCGCCGCGTGTTGGGGCTGAGCCCCACGCAAATCGCGGGTTCGGCTCAGTGA
- a CDS encoding DUF6058 family natural product biosynthesis protein, with protein MDPNTSGAGALTPADVRYITEHFVPLDTVAAGRPEAPDALLALIDSGSLPRPTYTLADGTGMYPRDLLGLLDAAGSPDAVRAHFDGRLLRMAARFGTALTQERLDAEWRGYLKGHYGACLRVVTPEHIFCKERLVHRLTEALAAPAPEEEAWCARLCTDVEALDALEREFAPWDRIRFGGPVSRDRLIAAPRLRYPHLFARAGTPSGPNLSC; from the coding sequence ATGGACCCAAACACTTCGGGCGCTGGGGCGCTGACCCCGGCGGACGTGCGTTACATCACCGAACACTTCGTCCCGCTCGACACGGTGGCCGCGGGGCGGCCTGAAGCCCCGGACGCGCTCCTGGCCCTCATCGACTCGGGATCCCTGCCCCGACCCACGTACACGCTCGCTGATGGCACGGGCATGTACCCGCGCGACCTGCTGGGCCTCCTGGACGCGGCCGGGAGTCCGGACGCGGTGCGCGCCCATTTCGATGGGCGGCTGCTGCGCATGGCCGCCCGCTTCGGGACGGCCCTCACCCAGGAACGGCTCGACGCCGAGTGGCGTGGATACCTGAAGGGCCACTACGGCGCGTGTCTGCGCGTCGTCACTCCGGAGCACATCTTCTGCAAGGAGCGGCTCGTTCACCGACTGACGGAGGCCCTGGCAGCGCCCGCTCCGGAAGAAGAGGCCTGGTGCGCGCGGCTGTGCACCGACGTGGAGGCGCTGGACGCATTGGAGCGCGAGTTCGCGCCGTGGGACCGGATCCGCTTCGGGGGACCGGTGTCGCGTGACCGGCTCATCGCCGCCCCTCGGCTGCGCTACCCACACCTCTTCGCTCGTGCGGGGACACCTTCGGGACCGAACCTGTCGTGTTGA